A region from the Aegilops tauschii subsp. strangulata cultivar AL8/78 chromosome 5, Aet v6.0, whole genome shotgun sequence genome encodes:
- the LOC109759254 gene encoding uncharacterized protein, with protein sequence MSASDVKIKFLAYNLWSNEHVAVYRRMHSISDLIASNDPDVIFLQLTKLHAGDDRCDIMPEPWLRPPGDPAGLLSAFLDWKRPTDTDRDAVKDRKKKNRRLHPMCCDCEHRLHAATCRFPGPTQSDIRSVDRIGRAHEYFRHFANCSDHNAVLAGDMSLDDDLDGPFPIPAGSGWVDAWCELRASDVAGWTYDSVANPMLRGFKPGLTRPDRFLCKLRDFDLYSIEMVGTEAIRGVTYYDDNGDLLPVLPSHPFGLLLTISSKQA encoded by the exons ATGTCCGCCTCAGATGTGAAGATCAAGTTCCTGGCCTACAACTTGTGGTCCAATGAGCACGTCGCCGTGTATCGAAGGATGCACTCCATTTCTGATCTCATAGCAAGCAATGACCCGGACGTCATCTTCTTGCAG CTGACCAAGCTCCATGCAGGGGACGATCGATGTGACATCATGCCAGAGCCATGGCTGCGGCCACCAGGAGATCCAGCGGGTTTGTTATCGGCGTTCCTTGACTGGAAGCGCCCCACAGACACCGACAGAGACGCCGTCAAGGACCGCAAAAAAAAGAACCGCCGCCTGCACCCGATGTGCTGCGACTGCGAGCACAGGCTGCACGCGGCGACGTGCCGCTTCCCCGGGCCCACTCAGTCGGACATTCGGTCCGTCGACAGAATCGGCAGAGCCCACGAGTACTTCCGGCACTTCGCGAACTGCTCCGATCACAACGCGGTGCTCGCTGGCGACATGAGCTTGGACGACGACCTCGACGGCCCCTTCCCCATCCCCGCGGGGTCGGGGTGGGTGGACGCCTGGTGCGAGCTGCGGGCCAGCGACGTGGCCGGATGGACGTACGACTCGGTGGCGAACCCGATGCTCCGGGGGTTCAAGCCGGGGCTGACGAGGCCGGACAGGTTCCTCTGCAAGCTCAGGGACTTCGACCTGTACAGCATCGAGATGGTCGGCACAGAGGCCATTCGAGGCGTTACCTACTACGACGACAATGGGGACTTGCTGCCGGTTCTTCCCAGCCATCCCTTCGGCCTGCTGCTTACCATCTCGTCCAAGCAGGCTTAG